Proteins encoded together in one Candidatus Kaiserbacteria bacterium window:
- the recG gene encoding ATP-dependent DNA helicase RecG, translating to MQPQDELTQHFRLIKTQKAALEKLGIHTVQDLLFHFPSRYEDVGAARRIIDVVPNETVTVYGELMNLEKKLAWKTKRYMVEGTLTDATGSIGLKWFNQPYAAKMFEHAKFVKVTGKPTGTGKLYFANPTVEAMPNLPAVFDNETLSNELFPVYPESRGVSSRWIYHAVHKILESGVHEHISDLIPEEILKKYKLPTIASALVWVHTPQNTRDASAARKRFSFEEVFLIQVAHQKNRHDTQELKAPHVTANEDALESYLDALPYTPTNAQKKSIKDIMKDFKKSYPMSRLLEGDVGSGKTTVAAATMYAIARGAIEEKKYAKPQVAYMVPTEILAKQQFAGLIEAFEHSSIPIGLITGSGCQKFPSKVNPKEATKISRAQLSKWVANGEIPIVVGTHALIQKTVQFENLAYVVIDEQHRFGTQQRKKLAQKDGSAPHLLSMTATPIPRTLSLTIYGDLDLSVLDERPKGRKTIQTKVVPPSKREDVYTGVRSELMSGRQMYVICPRIEEPDPDKALALRVKSVRAEAKRLQDGPLKEYKVDILHGKMTPKEKDEVMQAFEAGDIDVLVATSVVEVGVNVPNATMIIIEGAERFGLSQLHQLRGRVQRSSYQPYCYLFTDSKTQTSITRLRALEKASDGFLLAEEDLKLRGAGQLAGTQQWGVSDLGMEALQNIKMVEAARNEAAVLVESDPTLANHEGIAERIVLHLKDLHME from the coding sequence ATGCAACCACAGGACGAACTTACACAGCACTTCCGTCTTATAAAGACACAGAAAGCAGCACTTGAGAAACTCGGAATTCACACTGTGCAAGACCTACTCTTTCACTTTCCTAGTCGCTACGAAGACGTAGGAGCTGCCCGACGCATTATTGATGTAGTTCCCAACGAAACAGTTACTGTGTACGGCGAGCTGATGAACCTCGAAAAGAAACTCGCCTGGAAAACGAAACGCTATATGGTGGAAGGGACGCTAACTGACGCAACAGGTAGCATTGGTTTAAAATGGTTCAACCAACCATACGCTGCCAAAATGTTTGAACACGCTAAGTTTGTAAAAGTAACTGGCAAACCTACAGGCACCGGAAAACTATACTTTGCAAATCCAACAGTTGAAGCAATGCCTAACCTTCCTGCTGTATTTGATAACGAAACGCTCAGTAATGAGCTATTTCCTGTGTACCCAGAGAGTCGTGGAGTTAGTAGTCGATGGATATACCATGCAGTGCACAAGATACTCGAAAGCGGCGTACACGAACATATTTCTGATTTAATACCTGAAGAAATACTGAAAAAATATAAGCTCCCAACTATCGCATCTGCTCTTGTGTGGGTGCATACTCCTCAAAATACTCGCGATGCCAGTGCAGCGCGTAAACGGTTTTCGTTTGAAGAAGTATTTCTTATTCAAGTGGCCCACCAAAAAAATCGCCACGATACACAGGAGTTAAAAGCTCCGCACGTCACAGCAAACGAAGATGCTCTCGAAAGCTATCTCGATGCACTTCCGTACACACCAACCAACGCACAGAAGAAATCTATAAAAGACATCATGAAGGACTTTAAGAAATCGTATCCGATGTCACGCCTTCTTGAAGGAGATGTTGGGTCTGGCAAAACAACTGTTGCAGCCGCAACTATGTATGCGATAGCTCGCGGCGCAATTGAAGAAAAGAAGTATGCCAAACCACAAGTTGCCTATATGGTTCCAACCGAAATTCTTGCTAAACAACAATTCGCAGGTCTCATTGAAGCCTTTGAACACTCTTCTATCCCTATAGGTCTCATTACTGGGAGTGGGTGTCAGAAGTTTCCTTCAAAAGTTAATCCAAAAGAAGCAACAAAAATATCTCGGGCGCAGCTTTCAAAATGGGTAGCGAACGGTGAAATTCCAATTGTTGTTGGGACTCATGCACTCATCCAAAAAACGGTACAATTTGAGAACCTTGCCTACGTTGTTATTGATGAGCAGCACCGCTTTGGCACACAGCAACGCAAGAAACTCGCACAAAAAGATGGCTCCGCCCCGCACTTACTTTCGATGACTGCGACACCTATCCCACGTACACTCTCCCTTACAATCTACGGAGATCTCGATCTGTCTGTTCTTGATGAGCGTCCTAAAGGCAGGAAAACAATACAAACAAAAGTGGTTCCCCCAAGTAAACGAGAAGATGTATACACAGGTGTTCGGAGCGAACTAATGAGCGGAAGACAAATGTACGTGATTTGCCCTCGTATTGAGGAGCCAGATCCCGACAAAGCACTCGCACTGCGAGTGAAGTCGGTACGAGCTGAGGCAAAACGTTTACAAGACGGACCTCTCAAAGAGTACAAGGTAGACATTCTGCATGGAAAAATGACACCGAAAGAAAAGGACGAGGTAATGCAAGCGTTTGAAGCTGGCGATATTGATGTACTAGTAGCCACATCTGTAGTAGAAGTTGGAGTGAATGTACCAAACGCAACGATGATTATCATCGAAGGCGCTGAGCGGTTTGGTCTATCGCAACTACATCAATTACGAGGCCGCGTGCAGCGCTCTAGTTATCAGCCCTACTGTTACCTCTTTACTGATAGTAAGACGCAAACATCTATTACCCGTCTACGAGCACTTGAAAAGGCATCAGACGGATTTTTGTTGGCAGAAGAAGATCTTAAACTGCGTGGCGCAGGGCAACTTGCTGGCACACAACAATGGGGTGTTTCCGACTTAGGCATGGAAGCACTACAAAATATCAAAATGGTTGAAGCTGCACGAAACGAGGCAGCTGTTCTTGTAGAAAGTGACCCGACTCTCGCAAATCATGAAGGCATTGCAGAACGTATAGTACTACACCTGAAAGACCTCCACATGGAATAA